A part of Ziziphus jujuba cultivar Dongzao chromosome 8, ASM3175591v1 genomic DNA contains:
- the LOC107414050 gene encoding cyclin-U4-1, protein MAEHESPEVMPRVISFLSCLLERVAESNDLNRRFEPNKISVFHGLTRPTISLESYLQRIFKYANCSSSCFVVAYVYLDRFTQRQPLLPITSFNVHRLLITSVLVSAKFMDDKYYNNAYYAKVGGISTTEMNLLEVDFLFGLSFELNVTPSTFHTYCSYLQKEMMLQLPLNVPARPLKLHYCFNEDESAHQKQLAAV, encoded by the exons ATGGCTGAGCATGAGAGCCCAGAGGTTATGCCAAGGGTTATAAGCTTTCTCTCTTGTCTTCTCGAACGAGTAGCCGAGTCCAACGACCTGAACCGCCGGTTCGAGCCCAACAAGATCTCTGTTTTCCATGGCTTAACAAGACCAACCATTTCATTGGAAAGCTATCTCCAGAGGATCTTCAAGTACGCCAATTGTAGCTCTTCTTGCTTCGTCGTTGCTTATGTTTACCTCGACCGCTTTACTCAGAGACAGCCTTTGCTTCCCATTACTTCTTTCAATGTTCATCGTTTGCTCATTACCAGCGTTTTGGTCTCTGCAAAGTTCATGGACGATAA atattACAACAATGCCTACTATGCTAAAGTAGGAGGAATAAGCACAACAGAAATGAATCTACTAGAGGTGGATTTCTTATTTGGATTAAGCTTCGAATTAAATGTGACGCCCTCAACATTCCACACCTACTGTTCTTATCTGCAAAAAGAAATGATGCTCCAACTTCCACTAAATGTGCCTGCTAGGCCTCTTAAACTCCATTACTGCTTCAATGAAGATGAATCTGCCCATCAAAAACAGTTGGCTGCTGTTTAA